A region of Diospyros lotus cultivar Yz01 chromosome 3, ASM1463336v1, whole genome shotgun sequence DNA encodes the following proteins:
- the LOC127798092 gene encoding uncharacterized protein At1g26090, chloroplastic isoform X4, translating to MAGLKTCLVIHSQDPTADYLLNCKIGTSPTTLNINLSAVRLETTRMLLEPLKRLKEADARLNMTQGVLEGVVGEELGVLPGMDTIFSALALENLVGFLRNMSQMNRDRDKFDIIVYDGVSTEETIRMIGATSKARLYLKYLRHLSERTDLGRLAGPSLLRLADEAISLSSRGSNLNGKLSTEIWDDLELTLERGSSVFVEQSRFGCYLVMDPENPVSVNAALRYWGCAIQAGAQVSGALGIVSPNSSVESTETVKNNFSPLPYCPIPPPLLGSPPDWNEIMLYKISEDARELLSLKRTNSNLIVPSVQFNVAKKTVNLFMPGFDKSEIKLYQFRGGSELLVEAGDQRRIIRLPSQIQGKVAGAKFSDRSLVITLR from the exons ATGGCTGGGCTTAAAACATGCCTGGTGATACATTCCCAAGATCCTACTGCTGACTATCTTCTAAATTGTAAGATTGGAACTTCTCCCACAACATTAAACATCAATCTTTCAGCTGTTAGGCTAGAAACTACTAGa ATGCTGCTTGAACCTCTCAAGCGGCTTAAGGAAGCAGATGCTCGTCTTAATATGACCCAGGGAGTACTTGAAGGG GTGGTTGGGGAAGAGCTTGGGGTGCTGCCTGGCATGGACACCATATTTTCAGCCTTAGCACTTGAAAATCTTGTAGGATTCTTAAGGAATATGTCTCAGATGAACCGGGATAGAGACAAATTTGATATTATTGTATACGATGGTGTGAGTACTGAAGAAACAATACGAATGATTGGTGCAACCAGCAAAGCAAG GTTGTACTTAAAATATTTGCGGCACTTGTCTGAAAGGACTGATCTTGGGAGGTTAGCTGGGCCCTCTCTATTGAGACTTGCAGATGAAGCTATTAGTTTGAGCAGCAGAGGGTCCAATCTAAATGGAAAACTGAGTACTGAGATTTGGGATGATCTAGAACTAACTCTGGAG AGAGGATCTTCTGTCTTTGTGGAACAAAGTAGATTTGGCTGCTACCTCGTGATGGATCCAGAAAATCCAGTTTCTGTTAATGCTGCATTACGTTATTGGGGGTGTGCAATCCAAGCTGGTGCACAGGTTTCTGGTGCACTTGGAATCGTGTCTCCAAATTCTAGTGTAGAATCAACAGAGACTGTCAAGAACAACTTTTCACCACTGCCTTATTGTCCAATTCCACCTCCTTTATTGGGTTCTCCTCCAGATTGGAATGAGATAATGCTGTACAAGATCAGTGAAGATGCAAGGGAGCTTCTTTCTCTGAAAAGAACCAACAGCAACCTGATTGTGCCTTCAGTCCAGTTCAATGTCGCCAAGAAAACAGTCAATCTCTTTATGCCAGGTTTTGACAAGTCAGAAATCAAGCTATACCAA TTCAGGGGAGGATCAGAGTTGCTGGTTGAAGCAGGGGACCAGAGGCGCATTATTCGTCTGCCATCTCAGATTCAAGGAAAAGTGGCAGGTGCCAAGTTTTCCGACAGAAGTCTTGTAATCACATTGCGGTAg
- the LOC127796680 gene encoding protein decapping 5 isoform X2, which yields MAADSARSSTSADSYIGSLISLTSKSEMRYEGILYNINTEESSIGLRNVRSFGTEGRKKDGPQVPSSDKVYEYILFRGSDIKDLQVKSSPPVQTSTPINSDPAIIQSHYPRPASTSSTLPSTITGSPDLSAHTAQLGHPGSSYQGGLPLLPGGSLGSWGPSHPPPSANGGGLAMPMYWQGFYGPPNGLPPLHQQSLLRPPPGLSMPPSMQQPMQYPGFNTPLPSGASNLPGSNLPDYPSSLAPATASPLNLGSTSLPASTLPSTLVTPPLAPSATLAPESLPSLIPNKASNATLPASMPSANFPTLSPLAISSPDANAVVPPAYNRPSAFSGPSLLYQSTPQSFSSIVGPSSSSQADIPPPVLVTPGQLVQTGTAAVSTSQSSQTAHKDVEVVQVSSSWSEASVAVAATEAQPPILPLPEGPQPLHAGRKLNGAFQSHHNYRGRERGRGAGSSRPVTKFTEDFDFMAMNEKFNKDEVWGHLGKSNKSHLKEIEGDERGSEDDDFQDENNAELEKNDAKPVYNKDDFFDSLSSNALDYESNKGRIRFSEQRKIDTETFGEFSRYRGGRGGRGPGRGGRFRGTYYARGSGHVGRGWGRGRGMPSWAS from the exons TGAGATCATTTGGAACGGAAGGAAGGAAAAAGGATGGTCCACAAGTTCCCTCCAGCGACAAAGTGTACGAGTATATTCTGTTCCGCGGAAGTGATATTAAG GATTTGCAGGTTAAATCTTCTCCACCTGTTCAAACTTCAACACCCATAAACAGTGATCCTGCCATTATTCAG TCTCACTATCCTCGACCTGCTTCTACATCTTCAACCTTGCCTTCTACTATTACTGGGTCTCCTGATCTAAGTGCCCATACTGCACAGCTGGGACATCCAGGGTCAAGTTACCAAGGTGGCTTGCCTTTGTTACCTGGAGGGAGTTTAGGGTCATGGGGTCCTTCTCACCCTCCTCCAAGTGCTAATGGCGGTGGATTAGCTATGCCAATGTATTGGCAAGGATTTTATGGCCCCCCAAATGGGCTTCCTCCATTGCATCAGCAATCTCTGCTTCGTCCGCCACCTGGGCTATCAATGCCTCCTTCCATGCAGCAGCCAATGCAGTATCCTGGGTTTAATACCCCTCTTCCATCTGGAGCATCTAACTTACCTGGTTCAAACTTGCCGGATTATCCTTCTTCTCTAGCCCCTGCTACTGCCAGTCCCCTTAATTTGGGATCTACCTCTTTGCCGGCTTCAACTTTGCCATCAACACTAGTTACACCACCTCTGGCACCATCTGCTACACTAGCACCTGAATCATTGCCTAGTCTGATCCCAAACAAAGCTTCTAATGCTACATTGCCTGCATCAATGCCAAGTGCCAATTTTCCTACTCTTTCTCCCTTGGCTATCTCAAGTCCAGATGCAAATGCTGTTGTACCTCCAGCATATAACAGACCTAGTGCATTTTCAGGTCCAAGTCTGCTATATCAGAGCACTCCTCAGTCCTTTTCTTCTATTGTTGGGCCATCCAGTTCAAGCCAGGCAGACATTCCACCACCTGTGCTTGTAACCCCAGGTCAGTTGGTGCAGACTGGAACAGCTGCTGTTTCTACATCTCAGTCTTCACAAACAGCTCATAAAGATGTGGAGGTTGTTCAAGTATCATCATCATGGTCGGAAGCATCTGTAGCAGTTGCTGCAACTGAAGCCCAACCACCAATATTGCCACTACCAGAAGGTCCACAACCATTGCATGCTGGCCGAAAG cTGAATGGAGCTTTTCAAAGTCATCACAACTACAGAGGGCGTGAAAGGGGAAGAGGAGCTGGG AGTTCACGTCCAGTGACAAAATTCACGGAGGATTTTGATTTTATGGCGATGAATGAGAAATTCAACAAGGATGAAGTCTGGGGTCACCTTGGCAAAAGTAACAAATCTCATCTGAAGGAGATAGAAGGGGATGAGAGAGgcagtgaagatgatgattttcagGATGAAAACAATGctgaattagaaaaaaatgatgCCAAG CCCGTTTACAATAAGGACGACTtttttgattctctctctaGCAATGCTCTTGATTATGAATCAAACAAAGGAAGGATCAGGTTCTCCGAGCAAAGGAAAATAGACACAGAG ACATTTGGTGAATTCTCAAGGTATCGGGGTGGCAGAGGTGGTCGTGGGCCTGGCCGTGGTGGTCGTTTTCGTGGAACTTATTATGCAAGGGGTTCTGGCCATGTTGGCCGGGGCTGGGGCCGTGGCCGGGGCATGCCAAGTTGGGCATCCTAG
- the LOC127797971 gene encoding clavaminate synthase-like protein At3g21360 — protein sequence MEFSCKDFKVGKCEGEKVVDGETMPLVLQPLEPSKNGLDSLLSALEKNKDWFEQMIIKNSAVLLRGFDVKNAVDFNDIVETCGWDDIRYVGPAPRTHVYKRIWTANEGPLSEFIYYHHEMVLITESPKKVILFCEIPPPEGGETPFVPSFRVTERMLEEFPEEVEELDRKGLQYSFTALGKNSTTSMRGRGWEDAFGTSDREEAERRAKALGMEMEWLPNGGVKTILGPRSLTRVFEGRKGRRMWFNTMVGMYGKELSSATMADGTEIPEKLAKRGEEIIEEESIQFKWEKGDVLFLDNMALLHGRRPSLPPRKVLVATCK from the exons ATGGAGTTCTCTTGCAAGGATTTCAAGGTGGGAAAATGCGAGGGGGAAAAGGTGGTGGACGGGGAAACCATGCCGCTGGTTCTCCAGCCGCTGGAACCCAGCAAGAATGGCTTGGACTCGCTGCTATCGGCTTTGGAGAAGAATAAGGACTGGTTTGAGCAGATGATCATCAAGAACAGCGCCGTCCTCCTCCGGGGATTCGACGTGAAGAACGCCGTCGACTTCAACGACATTGTTGAGACCTGCGGCTGGGACGACATCCGGTACGTCGGCCCGGCGCCCAGGACTCACGTTTACAAACGGATTTGGACTGCCAATGAAGGTCCCCTATCCGAGTTCATATACTACCACCACGAGATGGTTTTG ATTACGGAATCCCCGAAGAAGGTGATACTATTCTGTGAGATTCCACCACCAGAAGGTGGAGAGACACCTTTTGTTCCGAGTTTTCGGGTGACGGAGAGAATGCTGGAGGAGTTTCCAGAAGAGGTGGAGGAATTGGATCGAAAAGGGCTCCAATACAGCTTCACTGCTCTCGGGAAGAATAGCACTACCTCCATGAGGGGCAGAGGTTGGGAGGATGCTTTCGGGACGTCTGATCGCGAAGAAGCTGAGAGAAG GGCCAAGGCACTGGGGATGGAAATGGAGTGGCTACCGAACGGAGGGGTGAAGACAATCTTGGGGCCACGGTCCCTTACGAGGGTGTTCGAGGGGAGAAAGGGGAGGAGGATGTGGTTCAACACGATGGTCGGAATGTACGGGAAGGAGTTGAGCTCAGCCACCATGGCCGATGGAACAGAGATACCGGAGAAGTTGGCGAAAAGGGGCGAAGAGATCATTGAAGAAGAAAGCATTCAGTTCAAGTGGGAGAAGGGCGACGTGCTCTTCCTTGACAACATGGCTTTGCTCCATGGCAGAAGGCCCTCTCTTCCACCGAGGAAAGTCCTGGTTGCAACTTGCAAGTAG
- the LOC127796680 gene encoding protein decapping 5 isoform X1 — protein MAADSSRSSSSADSYIGSLISLTSKSEMRYEGVLYNINTEESSIGLRNVRSFGTEGRKKDGPQVPSSDKVYEYILFRGSDIKDLQVKSSPPVQTSTPINSDPAIIQSHYPRPASTSSTLPSTITGSPDLSAHTAQLGHPGSSYQGGLPLLPGGSLGSWGPSHPPPSANGGGLAMPMYWQGFYGPPNGLPPLHQQSLLRPPPGLSMPPSMQQPMQYPGFNTPLPSGASNLPGSNLPDYPSSLAPATASPLNLGSTSLPASTLPSTLVTPPLAPSATLAPESLPSLIPNKASNATLPASMPSANFPTLSPLAISSPDANAVVPPAYNRPSAFSGPSLLYQSTPQSFSSIVGPSSSSQADIPPPVLVTPGQLVQTGTAAVSTSQSSQTAHKDVEVVQVSSSWSEASVAVAATEAQPPILPLPEGPQPLHAGRKLNGAFQSHHNYRGRERGRGAGSSRPVTKFTEDFDFMAMNEKFNKDEVWGHLGKSNKSHLKEIEGDERGSEDDDFQDENNAELEKNDAKPVYNKDDFFDSLSSNALDYESNKGRIRFSEQRKIDTETFGEFSRYRGGRGGRGPGRGGRFRGTYYARGSGHVGRGWGRGRGMPSWAS, from the exons ATGGCGGCGGACAGTTCCAGATCCAGCTCATCGGCTGATTCGTACATCGGCAGCTTGATCAGCCTGACGTCCAAGAGCGAAATGAGATACGAGGGCGTTCTGTACAACATCAACACCGAAGAATCCAGTATCGGACTCCGGAACG TGAGATCATTTGGAACGGAAGGAAGGAAAAAGGATGGTCCACAAGTTCCCTCCAGCGACAAAGTGTACGAGTATATTCTGTTCCGCGGAAGTGATATTAAG GATTTGCAGGTTAAATCTTCTCCACCTGTTCAAACTTCAACACCCATAAACAGTGATCCTGCCATTATTCAG TCTCACTATCCTCGACCTGCTTCTACATCTTCAACCTTGCCTTCTACTATTACTGGGTCTCCTGATCTAAGTGCCCATACTGCACAGCTGGGACATCCAGGGTCAAGTTACCAAGGTGGCTTGCCTTTGTTACCTGGAGGGAGTTTAGGGTCATGGGGTCCTTCTCACCCTCCTCCAAGTGCTAATGGCGGTGGATTAGCTATGCCAATGTATTGGCAAGGATTTTATGGCCCCCCAAATGGGCTTCCTCCATTGCATCAGCAATCTCTGCTTCGTCCGCCACCTGGGCTATCAATGCCTCCTTCCATGCAGCAGCCAATGCAGTATCCTGGGTTTAATACCCCTCTTCCATCTGGAGCATCTAACTTACCTGGTTCAAACTTGCCGGATTATCCTTCTTCTCTAGCCCCTGCTACTGCCAGTCCCCTTAATTTGGGATCTACCTCTTTGCCGGCTTCAACTTTGCCATCAACACTAGTTACACCACCTCTGGCACCATCTGCTACACTAGCACCTGAATCATTGCCTAGTCTGATCCCAAACAAAGCTTCTAATGCTACATTGCCTGCATCAATGCCAAGTGCCAATTTTCCTACTCTTTCTCCCTTGGCTATCTCAAGTCCAGATGCAAATGCTGTTGTACCTCCAGCATATAACAGACCTAGTGCATTTTCAGGTCCAAGTCTGCTATATCAGAGCACTCCTCAGTCCTTTTCTTCTATTGTTGGGCCATCCAGTTCAAGCCAGGCAGACATTCCACCACCTGTGCTTGTAACCCCAGGTCAGTTGGTGCAGACTGGAACAGCTGCTGTTTCTACATCTCAGTCTTCACAAACAGCTCATAAAGATGTGGAGGTTGTTCAAGTATCATCATCATGGTCGGAAGCATCTGTAGCAGTTGCTGCAACTGAAGCCCAACCACCAATATTGCCACTACCAGAAGGTCCACAACCATTGCATGCTGGCCGAAAG cTGAATGGAGCTTTTCAAAGTCATCACAACTACAGAGGGCGTGAAAGGGGAAGAGGAGCTGGG AGTTCACGTCCAGTGACAAAATTCACGGAGGATTTTGATTTTATGGCGATGAATGAGAAATTCAACAAGGATGAAGTCTGGGGTCACCTTGGCAAAAGTAACAAATCTCATCTGAAGGAGATAGAAGGGGATGAGAGAGgcagtgaagatgatgattttcagGATGAAAACAATGctgaattagaaaaaaatgatgCCAAG CCCGTTTACAATAAGGACGACTtttttgattctctctctaGCAATGCTCTTGATTATGAATCAAACAAAGGAAGGATCAGGTTCTCCGAGCAAAGGAAAATAGACACAGAG ACATTTGGTGAATTCTCAAGGTATCGGGGTGGCAGAGGTGGTCGTGGGCCTGGCCGTGGTGGTCGTTTTCGTGGAACTTATTATGCAAGGGGTTCTGGCCATGTTGGCCGGGGCTGGGGCCGTGGCCGGGGCATGCCAAGTTGGGCATCCTAG
- the LOC127796680 gene encoding protein decapping 5 isoform X4 codes for MAADSSRSSSSADSYIGSLISLTSKSEMRYEGVLYNINTEESSIGLRNVRSFGTEGRKKDGPQVPSSDKVYEYILFRGSDIKDLQVKSSPPVQTSTPINSDPAIIQSHYPRPASTSSTLPSTITGSPDLSAHTAQLGHPGSSYQGGLPLLPGGSLGSWGPSHPPPSANGGGLAMPMYWQGFYGPPNGLPPLHQQSLLRPPPGLSMPPSMQQPMQYPGFNTPLPSGASNLPGSNLPDYPSSLAPATASPLNLGSTSLPASTLPSTLVTPPLAPSATLAPESLPSLIPNKASNATLPASMPSANFPTLSPLAISSPDANAVVPPAYNRPSAFSGPSLLYQSTPQSFSSIVGPSSSSQADIPPPVLVTPGQLVQTGTAAVSTSQSSQTAHKDVEVVQVSSSWSEASVAVAATEAQPPILPLPEGPQPLHAGRKSSRPVTKFTEDFDFMAMNEKFNKDEVWGHLGKSNKSHLKEIEGDERGSEDDDFQDENNAELEKNDAKPVYNKDDFFDSLSSNALDYESNKGRIRFSEQRKIDTETFGEFSRYRGGRGGRGPGRGGRFRGTYYARGSGHVGRGWGRGRGMPSWAS; via the exons ATGGCGGCGGACAGTTCCAGATCCAGCTCATCGGCTGATTCGTACATCGGCAGCTTGATCAGCCTGACGTCCAAGAGCGAAATGAGATACGAGGGCGTTCTGTACAACATCAACACCGAAGAATCCAGTATCGGACTCCGGAACG TGAGATCATTTGGAACGGAAGGAAGGAAAAAGGATGGTCCACAAGTTCCCTCCAGCGACAAAGTGTACGAGTATATTCTGTTCCGCGGAAGTGATATTAAG GATTTGCAGGTTAAATCTTCTCCACCTGTTCAAACTTCAACACCCATAAACAGTGATCCTGCCATTATTCAG TCTCACTATCCTCGACCTGCTTCTACATCTTCAACCTTGCCTTCTACTATTACTGGGTCTCCTGATCTAAGTGCCCATACTGCACAGCTGGGACATCCAGGGTCAAGTTACCAAGGTGGCTTGCCTTTGTTACCTGGAGGGAGTTTAGGGTCATGGGGTCCTTCTCACCCTCCTCCAAGTGCTAATGGCGGTGGATTAGCTATGCCAATGTATTGGCAAGGATTTTATGGCCCCCCAAATGGGCTTCCTCCATTGCATCAGCAATCTCTGCTTCGTCCGCCACCTGGGCTATCAATGCCTCCTTCCATGCAGCAGCCAATGCAGTATCCTGGGTTTAATACCCCTCTTCCATCTGGAGCATCTAACTTACCTGGTTCAAACTTGCCGGATTATCCTTCTTCTCTAGCCCCTGCTACTGCCAGTCCCCTTAATTTGGGATCTACCTCTTTGCCGGCTTCAACTTTGCCATCAACACTAGTTACACCACCTCTGGCACCATCTGCTACACTAGCACCTGAATCATTGCCTAGTCTGATCCCAAACAAAGCTTCTAATGCTACATTGCCTGCATCAATGCCAAGTGCCAATTTTCCTACTCTTTCTCCCTTGGCTATCTCAAGTCCAGATGCAAATGCTGTTGTACCTCCAGCATATAACAGACCTAGTGCATTTTCAGGTCCAAGTCTGCTATATCAGAGCACTCCTCAGTCCTTTTCTTCTATTGTTGGGCCATCCAGTTCAAGCCAGGCAGACATTCCACCACCTGTGCTTGTAACCCCAGGTCAGTTGGTGCAGACTGGAACAGCTGCTGTTTCTACATCTCAGTCTTCACAAACAGCTCATAAAGATGTGGAGGTTGTTCAAGTATCATCATCATGGTCGGAAGCATCTGTAGCAGTTGCTGCAACTGAAGCCCAACCACCAATATTGCCACTACCAGAAGGTCCACAACCATTGCATGCTGGCCGAAAG AGTTCACGTCCAGTGACAAAATTCACGGAGGATTTTGATTTTATGGCGATGAATGAGAAATTCAACAAGGATGAAGTCTGGGGTCACCTTGGCAAAAGTAACAAATCTCATCTGAAGGAGATAGAAGGGGATGAGAGAGgcagtgaagatgatgattttcagGATGAAAACAATGctgaattagaaaaaaatgatgCCAAG CCCGTTTACAATAAGGACGACTtttttgattctctctctaGCAATGCTCTTGATTATGAATCAAACAAAGGAAGGATCAGGTTCTCCGAGCAAAGGAAAATAGACACAGAG ACATTTGGTGAATTCTCAAGGTATCGGGGTGGCAGAGGTGGTCGTGGGCCTGGCCGTGGTGGTCGTTTTCGTGGAACTTATTATGCAAGGGGTTCTGGCCATGTTGGCCGGGGCTGGGGCCGTGGCCGGGGCATGCCAAGTTGGGCATCCTAG